The Halogranum gelatinilyticum genome includes a window with the following:
- a CDS encoding ArsR/SmtB family transcription factor has product MDSAVLLDLLGNENRRRILRLLSHKPCYVTEISEYLGVSPKAVIDHLRKLEEAGLIESRTDDQRRKYFNISRNLRLEVNVSPHGFGAKSAYPASASLDMAGRCPHVSLDVKASEEDDDLSDLATELAQLDELENELSLAQRWVHGRMTKVLDRLNDAIGADADSRFYANVLAAIATGNETTETISREVDAPEHVVADALSRLAERELVARDREQGRWVIV; this is encoded by the coding sequence ATGGATTCCGCGGTACTGCTCGATCTCCTCGGTAACGAGAACCGCCGGCGCATTCTCCGGCTTCTCTCACACAAACCCTGTTACGTCACGGAGATCAGCGAGTATCTCGGCGTCAGTCCGAAGGCCGTCATCGACCATCTCCGGAAGCTGGAGGAGGCGGGTCTCATCGAGTCACGGACGGACGACCAGCGACGCAAATACTTCAACATCTCGCGGAACCTCCGGCTGGAGGTCAACGTCTCGCCGCACGGCTTCGGTGCCAAGAGCGCGTATCCCGCCAGCGCGAGCCTCGACATGGCTGGCCGCTGTCCGCACGTCTCGCTGGACGTGAAGGCCAGCGAAGAGGACGACGACCTCTCTGATCTCGCGACGGAACTCGCCCAACTCGACGAACTGGAGAACGAACTCTCGCTCGCCCAGCGGTGGGTCCACGGCCGGATGACGAAGGTCTTGGACCGCCTGAACGACGCCATCGGCGCGGACGCCGACAGCCGGTTCTACGCGAACGTGCTCGCGGCCATTGCCACGGGAAACGAGACGACCGAGACCATCAGCCGCGAGGTGGACGCGCCGGAACACGTCGTCGCCGACGCGCTCTCGCGGCTCGCCGAACGAGAACTCGTCGCCCGCGACCGCGAACAGGGCCGCTGGGTCATCGTTTGA
- a CDS encoding DUF1405 domain-containing protein — translation MDLSRLLSDRAIEEYLGSGPTLVWLLVVNATAFLVGIRFYVETMPSVPTFLWPLYGDSPMALALATLSLATLLPALGSRVLDTPMNRPLAYLHTLSFVWLVKYGVWTAIALNLRPELYFGFDARALYDYWFIIGTHLLFVLEAVAIARIGRTTRGALGFALVLLLANDIFDYWFGFHPPLRYTPDLVLPAVTVVLSFGTVLLAGRVFAPLSARTE, via the coding sequence ATGGATCTCTCGCGACTGCTCTCCGACCGCGCCATCGAGGAGTATCTCGGCTCGGGACCGACGCTCGTCTGGCTGCTCGTGGTCAACGCCACGGCCTTCCTCGTCGGCATCCGTTTCTACGTCGAGACGATGCCGTCGGTGCCGACGTTCCTCTGGCCGCTCTACGGCGACTCGCCGATGGCACTCGCGTTGGCGACGCTGTCGCTGGCGACGCTCCTGCCCGCGCTGGGGAGTCGCGTGCTGGACACGCCGATGAACCGGCCGCTCGCCTATCTCCACACCCTCTCGTTCGTCTGGCTGGTGAAGTACGGCGTCTGGACGGCCATCGCGCTCAATCTCCGGCCCGAACTCTACTTCGGCTTCGACGCCCGCGCGCTCTACGACTACTGGTTCATCATCGGGACGCATCTCCTGTTCGTCCTCGAAGCCGTCGCCATCGCTCGTATCGGCCGGACGACCCGCGGTGCCCTCGGCTTCGCGCTGGTGCTGCTCCTCGCCAACGACATCTTCGACTACTGGTTCGGCTTCCACCCGCCGCTGCGGTACACGCCCGACCTCGTCCTCCCGGCGGTTACGGTCGTCCTATCGTTCGGAACGGTTCTTCTGGCAGGCCGCGTGTTCGCTCCGCTCTCGGCGCGAACCGAATAA